ATAAGATATGCTTGAAATTAAAGTGGAATGAAATAGTAATTACGAGGTGTATTTTTGGCGGCAAGCAGCTGGTCAAGCTGACGACGTTTCTTCTGTCTCTCTCTGGCCTTATGGTTTTGAAACCAGTAGAAAACGTTCTTGCCTTCAATCTTGCCGAAGCGTCGGAGTTTGGCCGCAATCTGCTGAATCTGCTCCGCCGTGGGAGTTCTGATTCCGCGTCTGTACATTTCTTCAAGAGCCTGCAACTGCTCCGGCGTAGGGTTCCACCTCGTGCTCACCAGCGGCGCCTCTCTCTTATGAATATGATCACCTACAACAACATGCATGCATCAACAATTTAATccaaaacaaaaattatatatatatatatatatatatatatatatcaatcatAAGCGCGAGCCTACTTGTGGAATGGTTCCATGAAAGGATATTAGGGTTTCGTAGGCAGCAGCAAGAAGGAGTTGAATAGATTGGACGCGGCATCAGCGGCCGGAGCTTCCGCCCTATGAGGGGATCAGCCGCCGCCTTAAACTCGTCGCTATTACTATCCATCATCATCCACATTATAAGCTAGGTAGCGGCAGCAAATTGaagtgcatatatatataatggtaaATTTGAAGTGGCAAGTGGAATTGTCTAGGCTCGAGAAATGTAGACAAATAGGGTTTTCTGGGCTTGAGAGATGGAGACTTGACGAGGAAACAAAGGGAGAGGTTGCAGATtaatgagagagaaaatgaggTTGACCATGCTATTGCTAAGCGGCAATGGAATTGAATCGAAAGGAAACAAAAGGGAGGGCGTGAAATTCTGGGAGGTTTTTTGGGAGATGGATACTTAAAAGCGACGTGACAATGATGAGATTATGAGGAGTGTGTCATTGGGACTTCAATGTCTTGCTTCGCCTTTTCTACATTTCTTCACATTCCATCTTGCCCCCGCCCCCCCACCCCCACTACAATTCAATTCCCCAACTAATTCTCACTCGTCTCTCACACCTGCCACCATTTATCTTTTGTCTC
The genomic region above belongs to Salvia miltiorrhiza cultivar Shanhuang (shh) chromosome 5, IMPLAD_Smil_shh, whole genome shotgun sequence and contains:
- the LOC130986507 gene encoding WUSCHEL-related homeobox 6-like, which codes for MWMMMDSNSDEFKAAADPLIGRKLRPLMPRPIYSTPSCCCLRNPNILSWNHSTSDHIHKREAPLVSTRWNPTPEQLQALEEMYRRGIRTPTAEQIQQIAAKLRRFGKIEGKNVFYWFQNHKARERQKKRRQLDQLLAAKNTPRLSRRCFENEHHRKVPMPSNCSTASEDSASMHGAVIAAECGWNHKELGVAITTTPTAAGNGLELELDLDLNAGKATGQEENTKPYENQTTLELFPSPTPPPQQLPITFTPTPTPTHSFIEFLPIKN